The region AAGCGGCCAGTACTGGTTTGACAGAAAAGCAAGCTAAAGCAAAAGGCTTAAATTATAAAACGACTTGTATTGAAACTAACAATCATTCTAATTACTACACTACCCAAGAAAAAATCATGATTAAATTAGTTTATGATGCTGAGACATTTGTTTTATACGGAGCACAATTATTCGGGAAAAATGAAACAGTTTTACGAGCTACAGGGCTAACAACCGCTATTCATGCAGGATTGACAACGAAAGAATTAGGTTTTATCGATTATGCTTATGCACCGCCATTTGCTTCAACTTGGGAAGCAATTAACGTCGCAGCCAACACCGCCAAATAAAAGGAGATGTTAGATAATGATAAACGAGCCGTTTTTCACGCAATTTTTGAAGGTTAGCAATTTTTATACAATAGGAGCAATTTTCTTATTAATTGTAGCAATTTTTTTTCTAAAAGGATTAAAAAATAAAAAAGTAAACTTTTCAAAACGAATGATTATTGCGCTAGTTATTGGACTAGGTATCGGGATAATCGTTGATTTAATTGGTGGCGATAGCACGACCTATTTAGAGTTTGGCCGAATTGAAATTTCAACCTGGTATGGGTTAATTGGAACAGGATTTTTGAAGTTAGTTCAATTATTAGCAATTCCTGTTGTTTTTTTATCAATCATTAAAGTTGTGGTTGATGTGCAAGGGGAGCGTTTAAAAACTTTGACAGGTAAAACTTTTTTTTCTCTACTAAGTACGACAGCAGTATCAGCAGCTGTAGGCATTTTAGTCGTTAAGTTATATAACTTAAAAGGAGCAGATTTTGCTGGTCAGTTAGCAGAACAAAAAGTTGAATCAATGGGGAACATTGCCGCTCAAAGTTTTCCTGAGTTTTTTTTGAATTTAATACCAAATAATATTATGGCCGTTATGGGAGACAATGGGAGTATCGTTTCAGTTGTAATTGTTGCAGCGCTTTTCGCAAGTGCTATTCGGTTTTTACAAGTAAAAAAACCGGAACAAGTGGCGCCATTTGTTACCTTATTAGATTCATTAAAGGTAACGGTTAACTCAGTATTAACTAATATTATTAAATTAATGCCGTATGGTGTTGTTGCTTTGGTTGGAAACACTATTATTTCTAATGGTTTGAATTCTATTACAGGGATGTTAGGTTTCATTTTAGCGTTATATACAGGCGTTATCATTATGTTAATTATCTATGTAATTATTTTGTTAGTTTTAGGTGTAAGCCCGATTATTTTTTATAAGAAAGCTTTCACAACATTGTTATTTGCATTTTCATCACGTTCGAGTGTAGGGACTTTGCCCTATACACTTAAAACCTTAGAAAATGACATGGGGGTCTCAAAAGAAACTTCCAATTTTGTTGGCACGCTAGGGACCGCTGTCGGAATGAACGGC is a window of Vagococcus intermedius DNA encoding:
- a CDS encoding cation:dicarboxylate symporter family transporter, with protein sequence MINEPFFTQFLKVSNFYTIGAIFLLIVAIFFLKGLKNKKVNFSKRMIIALVIGLGIGIIVDLIGGDSTTYLEFGRIEISTWYGLIGTGFLKLVQLLAIPVVFLSIIKVVVDVQGERLKTLTGKTFFSLLSTTAVSAAVGILVVKLYNLKGADFAGQLAEQKVESMGNIAAQSFPEFFLNLIPNNIMAVMGDNGSIVSVVIVAALFASAIRFLQVKKPEQVAPFVTLLDSLKVTVNSVLTNIIKLMPYGVVALVGNTIISNGLNSITGMLGFILALYTGVIIMLIIYVIILLVLGVSPIIFYKKAFTTLLFAFSSRSSVGTLPYTLKTLENDMGVSKETSNFVGTLGTAVGMNGCAGVFPAMLGVLIASAVGTEMTFSFYVLVIVVVTVGSIGIAGVPGTATVAATVTLNGLGYGHTIASIGAIFGIDPIIDMGRTMLNVAGSMVSAIMVDKWEGTFDKEAFSQSIETKE